In one window of Amblyomma americanum isolate KBUSLIRL-KWMA chromosome 9, ASM5285725v1, whole genome shotgun sequence DNA:
- the LOC144104210 gene encoding uncharacterized protein LOC144104210 isoform X3: MYERHGSHGKYAAMSAMLFSLVAWIVTHFDGDRRTQGTPEKCDHKNNDRRGKRTEGNNRRTKLNLSQTYAKEEGSSYKCCVVGCPVAAGTGQEEVGVWLFALPSKEEEPSLHSAWLKGVRINLKANRPQSPRVCFRHFDSAKDFVTLRHRVRGLEVNAVPSIQIPMLKFVNKLNQNPFGRKSLQPQNTNNRLNTSFGQDANSAAGKNTPRQETRSTVVASPALGSVACGSLLAAAKFTRSVTSTVTEMTEESLRVAPQPVGAVGPSSSSMTETLHKLTAEHPEVSDRNTVTETAGEGLHAAPEPKDAGRPSMALISEAPKQTTVELADVSAQAVMETAAESLYTAPEPKDAGSTSAALMSEAPKQGRVESVEVSVQIVTETMQKSLHAAPEPKDAGRPSMTLMSEAPKQEAVWSTHISAQTVMETTAESLYAAPEPKDGGSTSVALMPDARKQTVESSDVGAQTVTETTTESLYTAQEPKDAVSTTMALMPDARKQETVESSDVGAQTVTETTTESLYTAQEPKDAVSTTMALMSDTRKQETVESADVGAQTVTETTAENLYTAPELKDAGSPSVALMSGNPKQGRVESVEVSAKTVTETTQKSLHAAPQPEGAGSPRVALMSETPKQASVESADDSAQTVTDTTGESLHAALQPVGAVNPSSDFTMEAPKKETVQPIKDSASTLAGATKDGISSTAQPKAISTGSSSTAHTLNEATSEPTEVNVCTAARETGGTLNIAQEFEDDVNLSKSVNLMADTPKEAPAEPTKDDALPPVTMESSDIAAQPKEATDCSRSSATETHKASDAPKLAADAYSMVQPPEKDLDKEPLAQDTGDTDAGSEMEDSPSSPIECITTFGYVSAESKNLEALSSSAEQPSSDSKSSIFDCMIVEMSPASTITLSSDEDECSLDAEPISNEGTVETRVSNVVTAQDSTPPPAPAH, from the exons atgtacgagcgtcacggtagccacggcaaatatgccgccatgtcggccatgttgttttCTCTCGTCGCGTGGATCGtcactcattttgatggagaccgccgaacacaaggcacaccagaaaaatgtgaccacaaaaacaacgatcgcagggGCAAAAGAACCGAAGGGAACAACCGAAGAACGAAGCTGAACCTGAGCCAGACTTA TGCCAAGGAAGAAGGGAGCTCCTACAAATGCTGCGTTGTGGGGTGCCCTGTGGCAGCCGGAACTGGCCAGGAAGAGGTTGGCGTCTGGCTTTTTGCACTTCCTTCCAAAGAGGAGGAGCCATCTCTGCACTCCGCCTGGCTGAAAGGCGTTCGCATTAACCTCAAGGCCAACAGGCCACAGAGTCCGCGCGTGTGCTTTCGACACTTCGATTCAGCCAAGGACTTTGTTACACTCCGGCATCGCGTCAGGGGACTTGAGGTCAATGCTGTGCCGTCTATACAAATTCCGATGCTTAAATTCGTGAATAAGCTTAATCAAAACCCCTTTGGCCGCAAGAGCTTGCAACCGCAGAATACAAACAATAGGTTGAACACTAGCTTTGGGCAAGATGCAAATTCTGCCGCAGGAAAAAACACACCGCGACAGGAAACACGATCAACAGTTGTTGCCAGCCCCGCATTGGGTTCAGTTGCATGTGGCAGCCTACTGGCAGCAGCCAAGTTCACCAGAAGTGTGACTAGCACTGTGACGGAAATGACGGAAGAGAGCTTGCGCGTTGCACCGCAGCCTGTAGGTGCAGTTGGTCCCAGTTCAAGTTCGATGACTGAAACTTTGCACAAACTGACAGCTGAGCACCCTGAGGTCAGTGATAGGAACACAGTAACAGAAACAGCAGGGGAGGGCCTCCATGCTGCACCAGAGCCCAAAGATGCTGGTAGGCCCAGCATGGCTTTGATATCAGAGGCTCCTAAGCAAACAACAGTGGAGTTGGCTGATGTCAGTGCTCAGGCTGTGATGGAAACGGCGGCGGAGAGTCTCTATACTGCACCAGAGCCCAAAGATGCCGGTAGCACTAGTGCGGCTTTGATGTCAGAGGCCCCTAAGCAAGGAAGAGTTGAATCTGTTGAGGTCAGTGTTCAGATTGTGACAGAAACAATGCAGAAGAGCCTGCATGCTGCACCGGAGCCCAAAGATGCTGGTAGGCCCAGCATGACATTGATGTCAGAGGCTCCAAAGCAAGAAGCAGTGTGGTCAACTCATATCAGTGCTCAGACTGTGATGGAAACGACGGCTGAGAGTCTGTATGCTGCACCAGAGCCCAAAGATGGTGGTAGCACTAGTGTGGCTTTGATGCCAGACGCTCGGAAACAAACGGTGGAGTCTAGTGATGTTGGTGCTCAGACTGTGACGGAAACGACGACGGAGAGTCTGTATACTGCACAAGAGCCCAAAGATGCTGTTAGCACTACTATGGCTTTGATGCCAGACGCTCGGAAACAAGAAACGGTGGAGTCTAGTGATGTTGGTGCTCAGACTGTGACGGAAACGACGACGGAGAGTCTGTATACTGCACAAGAGCCCAAAGATGCTGTTAGCACTACTATGGCTTTGATGTCAGACACTCGAAAGCAGGAAACAGTGGAGTCTGCTGATGTCGGTGCTCAGACTGTGACGGAAACCACAGCAGAGAATCTGTATACTGCACCAGAGCTCAAAGATGCTGGTAGCCCCAGTGTGGCTTTGATGTCAGGGAACCCAAAGCAAGGAAGAGTTGAATCTGTTGAGGTCAGTGCTAAGACTGTGACAGAAACAACGCAGAAGAGCCTGCATGCAGCACCACAGCCTGAAGGTGCTGGTAGCCCCCGTGTGGCTTTGATGTCAGAAACCCCAAAGCAAGCATCAGTTGAGTCTGCTGATGACAGTGCTCAGACTGTGACAGACACAACTGGGGAGAGCTTGCATGCTGCACTGCAGCCGGTAGGTGCAGTCAACCCTAGTTCAGACTTCACAATGGAAGCTCCAAAGAAAGAAACAGTCCAACCCATTAAAGACAGTGCATCCACTCTGGCAGGTGCAACAAAGGATGGTATAAGCAGTACAGCACAGCCTAAAGCTATCAGCACTGGTTCAAGCTCAACAGCACATACTCTGAATGAAGCAACAAGTGAACCCACTGAGGTCAATGTTTGCACTGCGGCAAGAGAGACAGGGGGGACCTTGAACATTGCACAAGAGTTTGAAGATGACGTTAACCTCAGTAAGAGTGTGAATTTGATGGCAGATACACCAAAGGAAGCACCGGCTGAACCCACCAAGGACGATGCTCTGCCACCAGTAACTATGGAGAGCTCAGACATTGCAGCACAGCCCAAGGAAGCCACTGACTGCTCTCGGAGCTCGGCAACAGAAACCCATAAAGCCTCGGATGCACCCAAGCTGGCAGCTGATGCCTATTCCATGGTTCAGCCGCCAGAAAAGGACTTGGATAAGGAGCCACTGGCACAAGACACCGGAGACACTGATGCAGGCTCAGAGATGGAAGACAGCCCAAGCTCACCAATCGAGTGCATTACTACCTTTGGATATGTTTCAGCGGAGAGCAAGAACCTGGAGGCATTAAGCAGCAGTGCCGAGCAGCCTTCTTCTGACAGCAAATCTAGCATATTTGACTGCATGATTGTGGAAATGTCACCCGCTTCTACAATTACATTGTCCAGCGACGAAGATGAATGCAGCCTAGATGCCGAGCCCATCTCAAATGAAGGCACTGTTGAAACACGAGTCTCAAATGTGGTGACAGCACAGGACTCGACTCCTCCACCTGCGCCGGCCCATTAA
- the LOC144104210 gene encoding uncharacterized protein LOC144104210 isoform X2, whose translation MSRSTKTLRRPSPEHVTRLKASLSKCSKEEFFVSDDSTDVDDPDCTRVANDLESEPSPSVAAAGSGTVGKDVPIRRDRSRSEKGAPRSSGRTGVKRLGSVVKDLRKDRKKLKLQDTSGGHRKDDMCKKASTNKGQQEVNVPSTSSLVAGTATQRGQQTAASAANKLSHIIADPHKSFREPVAKEEGSSYKCCVVGCPVAAGTGQEEVGVWLFALPSKEEEPSLHSAWLKGVRINLKANRPQSPRVCFRHFDSAKDFVTLRHRVRGLEVNAVPSIQIPMLKFVNKLNQNPFGRKSLQPQNTNNRLNTSFGQDANSAAGKNTPRQETRSTVVASPALGSVACGSLLAAAKFTRSVTSTVTEMTEESLRVAPQPVGAVGPSSSSMTETLHKLTAEHPEVSDRNTVTETAGEGLHAAPEPKDAGRPSMALISEAPKQTTVELADVSAQAVMETAAESLYTAPEPKDAGSTSAALMSEAPKQGRVESVEVSVQIVTETMQKSLHAAPEPKDAGRPSMTLMSEAPKQEAVWSTHISAQTVMETTAESLYAAPEPKDGGSTSVALMPDARKQTVESSDVGAQTVTETTTESLYTAQEPKDAVSTTMALMPDARKQETVESSDVGAQTVTETTTESLYTAQEPKDAVSTTMALMSDTRKQETVESADVGAQTVTETTAENLYTAPELKDAGSPSVALMSGNPKQGRVESVEVSAKTVTETTQKSLHAAPQPEGAGSPRVALMSETPKQASVESADDSAQTVTDTTGESLHAALQPVGAVNPSSDFTMEAPKKETVQPIKDSASTLAGATKDGISSTAQPKAISTGSSSTAHTLNEATSEPTEVNVCTAARETGGTLNIAQEFEDDVNLSKSVNLMADTPKEAPAEPTKDDALPPVTMESSDIAAQPKEATDCSRSSATETHKASDAPKLAADAYSMVQPPEKDLDKEPLAQDTGDTDAGSEMEDSPSSPIECITTFGYVSAESKNLEALSSSAEQPSSDSKSSIFDCMIVEMSPASTITLSSDEDECSLDAEPISNEGTVETRVSNVVTAQDSTPPPAPAH comes from the exons ATGTCTCGGTCCACGAAAACTCTGCGACGCCCATCTCCGGAGCATGTGACAAGGCTAAAAGCAAGCTTATCGAAATGCAGTAAGGAAGAGTTCTTTGTATCGGATGACTCGACTGACGTTGATGACCCTGACTGCACTAGGGTTGCGAATGACCTGGAGTCTGAACCGTCGCCTAGTGTTGCGGCAGCTGGCAGTGGGACAGTCGGGAAGGATGTTCCTATACGGCGTGACAGAAGTCGCAGCGAAAAGGGTGCCCCTCGGTCTTCTGGGAGGACCGGCGTCAAAAGGCTTGGGAGTGTCGTAAAAGATCTGAGGAAAGACAGGAAGAAGTTAAAGCTGCAGGACACATCTGGAGGGCACCGAAAAGATGACATGTGCAAGAAGGCCTCCACCAACAAGGGTCAGCAGGAAGTGAACGTGCCTTCCACTAGCAGTTTAGTCGCAGGCACGGCAACACAGAGAGGACAACAAACTGCTGCATCCGCCGCCAACAAATTGAGCCACATAATAGCAGATCCCCATAAGAGCTTTAGGGAACCTGT TGCCAAGGAAGAAGGGAGCTCCTACAAATGCTGCGTTGTGGGGTGCCCTGTGGCAGCCGGAACTGGCCAGGAAGAGGTTGGCGTCTGGCTTTTTGCACTTCCTTCCAAAGAGGAGGAGCCATCTCTGCACTCCGCCTGGCTGAAAGGCGTTCGCATTAACCTCAAGGCCAACAGGCCACAGAGTCCGCGCGTGTGCTTTCGACACTTCGATTCAGCCAAGGACTTTGTTACACTCCGGCATCGCGTCAGGGGACTTGAGGTCAATGCTGTGCCGTCTATACAAATTCCGATGCTTAAATTCGTGAATAAGCTTAATCAAAACCCCTTTGGCCGCAAGAGCTTGCAACCGCAGAATACAAACAATAGGTTGAACACTAGCTTTGGGCAAGATGCAAATTCTGCCGCAGGAAAAAACACACCGCGACAGGAAACACGATCAACAGTTGTTGCCAGCCCCGCATTGGGTTCAGTTGCATGTGGCAGCCTACTGGCAGCAGCCAAGTTCACCAGAAGTGTGACTAGCACTGTGACGGAAATGACGGAAGAGAGCTTGCGCGTTGCACCGCAGCCTGTAGGTGCAGTTGGTCCCAGTTCAAGTTCGATGACTGAAACTTTGCACAAACTGACAGCTGAGCACCCTGAGGTCAGTGATAGGAACACAGTAACAGAAACAGCAGGGGAGGGCCTCCATGCTGCACCAGAGCCCAAAGATGCTGGTAGGCCCAGCATGGCTTTGATATCAGAGGCTCCTAAGCAAACAACAGTGGAGTTGGCTGATGTCAGTGCTCAGGCTGTGATGGAAACGGCGGCGGAGAGTCTCTATACTGCACCAGAGCCCAAAGATGCCGGTAGCACTAGTGCGGCTTTGATGTCAGAGGCCCCTAAGCAAGGAAGAGTTGAATCTGTTGAGGTCAGTGTTCAGATTGTGACAGAAACAATGCAGAAGAGCCTGCATGCTGCACCGGAGCCCAAAGATGCTGGTAGGCCCAGCATGACATTGATGTCAGAGGCTCCAAAGCAAGAAGCAGTGTGGTCAACTCATATCAGTGCTCAGACTGTGATGGAAACGACGGCTGAGAGTCTGTATGCTGCACCAGAGCCCAAAGATGGTGGTAGCACTAGTGTGGCTTTGATGCCAGACGCTCGGAAACAAACGGTGGAGTCTAGTGATGTTGGTGCTCAGACTGTGACGGAAACGACGACGGAGAGTCTGTATACTGCACAAGAGCCCAAAGATGCTGTTAGCACTACTATGGCTTTGATGCCAGACGCTCGGAAACAAGAAACGGTGGAGTCTAGTGATGTTGGTGCTCAGACTGTGACGGAAACGACGACGGAGAGTCTGTATACTGCACAAGAGCCCAAAGATGCTGTTAGCACTACTATGGCTTTGATGTCAGACACTCGAAAGCAGGAAACAGTGGAGTCTGCTGATGTCGGTGCTCAGACTGTGACGGAAACCACAGCAGAGAATCTGTATACTGCACCAGAGCTCAAAGATGCTGGTAGCCCCAGTGTGGCTTTGATGTCAGGGAACCCAAAGCAAGGAAGAGTTGAATCTGTTGAGGTCAGTGCTAAGACTGTGACAGAAACAACGCAGAAGAGCCTGCATGCAGCACCACAGCCTGAAGGTGCTGGTAGCCCCCGTGTGGCTTTGATGTCAGAAACCCCAAAGCAAGCATCAGTTGAGTCTGCTGATGACAGTGCTCAGACTGTGACAGACACAACTGGGGAGAGCTTGCATGCTGCACTGCAGCCGGTAGGTGCAGTCAACCCTAGTTCAGACTTCACAATGGAAGCTCCAAAGAAAGAAACAGTCCAACCCATTAAAGACAGTGCATCCACTCTGGCAGGTGCAACAAAGGATGGTATAAGCAGTACAGCACAGCCTAAAGCTATCAGCACTGGTTCAAGCTCAACAGCACATACTCTGAATGAAGCAACAAGTGAACCCACTGAGGTCAATGTTTGCACTGCGGCAAGAGAGACAGGGGGGACCTTGAACATTGCACAAGAGTTTGAAGATGACGTTAACCTCAGTAAGAGTGTGAATTTGATGGCAGATACACCAAAGGAAGCACCGGCTGAACCCACCAAGGACGATGCTCTGCCACCAGTAACTATGGAGAGCTCAGACATTGCAGCACAGCCCAAGGAAGCCACTGACTGCTCTCGGAGCTCGGCAACAGAAACCCATAAAGCCTCGGATGCACCCAAGCTGGCAGCTGATGCCTATTCCATGGTTCAGCCGCCAGAAAAGGACTTGGATAAGGAGCCACTGGCACAAGACACCGGAGACACTGATGCAGGCTCAGAGATGGAAGACAGCCCAAGCTCACCAATCGAGTGCATTACTACCTTTGGATATGTTTCAGCGGAGAGCAAGAACCTGGAGGCATTAAGCAGCAGTGCCGAGCAGCCTTCTTCTGACAGCAAATCTAGCATATTTGACTGCATGATTGTGGAAATGTCACCCGCTTCTACAATTACATTGTCCAGCGACGAAGATGAATGCAGCCTAGATGCCGAGCCCATCTCAAATGAAGGCACTGTTGAAACACGAGTCTCAAATGTGGTGACAGCACAGGACTCGACTCCTCCACCTGCGCCGGCCCATTAA
- the LOC144104210 gene encoding uncharacterized protein LOC144104210 isoform X1: MAPSLRRGVEPSKRAASQRASSETRKTILKAKPSSLKRKVQTGTVTLSERERVPHFTISQQRSSRKESRLTGEASLATGSKAASTSSNRSNRVDKAACSKDEAGYKPSKHGRDCATSTKQAGAMSRSTKTLRRPSPEHVTRLKASLSKCSKEEFFVSDDSTDVDDPDCTRVANDLESEPSPSVAAAGSGTVGKDVPIRRDRSRSEKGAPRSSGRTGVKRLGSVVKDLRKDRKKLKLQDTSGGHRKDDMCKKASTNKGQQEVNVPSTSSLVAGTATQRGQQTAASAANKLSHIIADPHKSFREPVAKEEGSSYKCCVVGCPVAAGTGQEEVGVWLFALPSKEEEPSLHSAWLKGVRINLKANRPQSPRVCFRHFDSAKDFVTLRHRVRGLEVNAVPSIQIPMLKFVNKLNQNPFGRKSLQPQNTNNRLNTSFGQDANSAAGKNTPRQETRSTVVASPALGSVACGSLLAAAKFTRSVTSTVTEMTEESLRVAPQPVGAVGPSSSSMTETLHKLTAEHPEVSDRNTVTETAGEGLHAAPEPKDAGRPSMALISEAPKQTTVELADVSAQAVMETAAESLYTAPEPKDAGSTSAALMSEAPKQGRVESVEVSVQIVTETMQKSLHAAPEPKDAGRPSMTLMSEAPKQEAVWSTHISAQTVMETTAESLYAAPEPKDGGSTSVALMPDARKQTVESSDVGAQTVTETTTESLYTAQEPKDAVSTTMALMPDARKQETVESSDVGAQTVTETTTESLYTAQEPKDAVSTTMALMSDTRKQETVESADVGAQTVTETTAENLYTAPELKDAGSPSVALMSGNPKQGRVESVEVSAKTVTETTQKSLHAAPQPEGAGSPRVALMSETPKQASVESADDSAQTVTDTTGESLHAALQPVGAVNPSSDFTMEAPKKETVQPIKDSASTLAGATKDGISSTAQPKAISTGSSSTAHTLNEATSEPTEVNVCTAARETGGTLNIAQEFEDDVNLSKSVNLMADTPKEAPAEPTKDDALPPVTMESSDIAAQPKEATDCSRSSATETHKASDAPKLAADAYSMVQPPEKDLDKEPLAQDTGDTDAGSEMEDSPSSPIECITTFGYVSAESKNLEALSSSAEQPSSDSKSSIFDCMIVEMSPASTITLSSDEDECSLDAEPISNEGTVETRVSNVVTAQDSTPPPAPAH; this comes from the exons ATGGCTCCCTCGCTTCGCAGGGGAG TGGAGCCTTCCAAGCGAGCAGCCAGTCAGCGTGCCAGTTCTGAAACAAGGAAAACTATTCTGAAGGCCAAGCCATCGTCACTCAAACGTAAGGTTCAGACCGGAACCGTGACCTTGTCTGAGCGGGAAAGAGTTCCTCACTTCACGATAAGCCAGCAACGTTCCTCGCGAAAGGAATCAAGGCTCACTGGCGAAGCTAGTCTGGCCACTGGCTCCAAAGCTGCCAGCACCTCTTCAAACAGGTCGAACAGAGTTGACAAAGCGGCATGTAGCAAAGATGAGGCAGGATACAAACCAAGCAAACACGGCCGAGACTGCGCGACCTCAACCAAACAGGCGGGTGCGATGTCTCGGTCCACGAAAACTCTGCGACGCCCATCTCCGGAGCATGTGACAAGGCTAAAAGCAAGCTTATCGAAATGCAGTAAGGAAGAGTTCTTTGTATCGGATGACTCGACTGACGTTGATGACCCTGACTGCACTAGGGTTGCGAATGACCTGGAGTCTGAACCGTCGCCTAGTGTTGCGGCAGCTGGCAGTGGGACAGTCGGGAAGGATGTTCCTATACGGCGTGACAGAAGTCGCAGCGAAAAGGGTGCCCCTCGGTCTTCTGGGAGGACCGGCGTCAAAAGGCTTGGGAGTGTCGTAAAAGATCTGAGGAAAGACAGGAAGAAGTTAAAGCTGCAGGACACATCTGGAGGGCACCGAAAAGATGACATGTGCAAGAAGGCCTCCACCAACAAGGGTCAGCAGGAAGTGAACGTGCCTTCCACTAGCAGTTTAGTCGCAGGCACGGCAACACAGAGAGGACAACAAACTGCTGCATCCGCCGCCAACAAATTGAGCCACATAATAGCAGATCCCCATAAGAGCTTTAGGGAACCTGT TGCCAAGGAAGAAGGGAGCTCCTACAAATGCTGCGTTGTGGGGTGCCCTGTGGCAGCCGGAACTGGCCAGGAAGAGGTTGGCGTCTGGCTTTTTGCACTTCCTTCCAAAGAGGAGGAGCCATCTCTGCACTCCGCCTGGCTGAAAGGCGTTCGCATTAACCTCAAGGCCAACAGGCCACAGAGTCCGCGCGTGTGCTTTCGACACTTCGATTCAGCCAAGGACTTTGTTACACTCCGGCATCGCGTCAGGGGACTTGAGGTCAATGCTGTGCCGTCTATACAAATTCCGATGCTTAAATTCGTGAATAAGCTTAATCAAAACCCCTTTGGCCGCAAGAGCTTGCAACCGCAGAATACAAACAATAGGTTGAACACTAGCTTTGGGCAAGATGCAAATTCTGCCGCAGGAAAAAACACACCGCGACAGGAAACACGATCAACAGTTGTTGCCAGCCCCGCATTGGGTTCAGTTGCATGTGGCAGCCTACTGGCAGCAGCCAAGTTCACCAGAAGTGTGACTAGCACTGTGACGGAAATGACGGAAGAGAGCTTGCGCGTTGCACCGCAGCCTGTAGGTGCAGTTGGTCCCAGTTCAAGTTCGATGACTGAAACTTTGCACAAACTGACAGCTGAGCACCCTGAGGTCAGTGATAGGAACACAGTAACAGAAACAGCAGGGGAGGGCCTCCATGCTGCACCAGAGCCCAAAGATGCTGGTAGGCCCAGCATGGCTTTGATATCAGAGGCTCCTAAGCAAACAACAGTGGAGTTGGCTGATGTCAGTGCTCAGGCTGTGATGGAAACGGCGGCGGAGAGTCTCTATACTGCACCAGAGCCCAAAGATGCCGGTAGCACTAGTGCGGCTTTGATGTCAGAGGCCCCTAAGCAAGGAAGAGTTGAATCTGTTGAGGTCAGTGTTCAGATTGTGACAGAAACAATGCAGAAGAGCCTGCATGCTGCACCGGAGCCCAAAGATGCTGGTAGGCCCAGCATGACATTGATGTCAGAGGCTCCAAAGCAAGAAGCAGTGTGGTCAACTCATATCAGTGCTCAGACTGTGATGGAAACGACGGCTGAGAGTCTGTATGCTGCACCAGAGCCCAAAGATGGTGGTAGCACTAGTGTGGCTTTGATGCCAGACGCTCGGAAACAAACGGTGGAGTCTAGTGATGTTGGTGCTCAGACTGTGACGGAAACGACGACGGAGAGTCTGTATACTGCACAAGAGCCCAAAGATGCTGTTAGCACTACTATGGCTTTGATGCCAGACGCTCGGAAACAAGAAACGGTGGAGTCTAGTGATGTTGGTGCTCAGACTGTGACGGAAACGACGACGGAGAGTCTGTATACTGCACAAGAGCCCAAAGATGCTGTTAGCACTACTATGGCTTTGATGTCAGACACTCGAAAGCAGGAAACAGTGGAGTCTGCTGATGTCGGTGCTCAGACTGTGACGGAAACCACAGCAGAGAATCTGTATACTGCACCAGAGCTCAAAGATGCTGGTAGCCCCAGTGTGGCTTTGATGTCAGGGAACCCAAAGCAAGGAAGAGTTGAATCTGTTGAGGTCAGTGCTAAGACTGTGACAGAAACAACGCAGAAGAGCCTGCATGCAGCACCACAGCCTGAAGGTGCTGGTAGCCCCCGTGTGGCTTTGATGTCAGAAACCCCAAAGCAAGCATCAGTTGAGTCTGCTGATGACAGTGCTCAGACTGTGACAGACACAACTGGGGAGAGCTTGCATGCTGCACTGCAGCCGGTAGGTGCAGTCAACCCTAGTTCAGACTTCACAATGGAAGCTCCAAAGAAAGAAACAGTCCAACCCATTAAAGACAGTGCATCCACTCTGGCAGGTGCAACAAAGGATGGTATAAGCAGTACAGCACAGCCTAAAGCTATCAGCACTGGTTCAAGCTCAACAGCACATACTCTGAATGAAGCAACAAGTGAACCCACTGAGGTCAATGTTTGCACTGCGGCAAGAGAGACAGGGGGGACCTTGAACATTGCACAAGAGTTTGAAGATGACGTTAACCTCAGTAAGAGTGTGAATTTGATGGCAGATACACCAAAGGAAGCACCGGCTGAACCCACCAAGGACGATGCTCTGCCACCAGTAACTATGGAGAGCTCAGACATTGCAGCACAGCCCAAGGAAGCCACTGACTGCTCTCGGAGCTCGGCAACAGAAACCCATAAAGCCTCGGATGCACCCAAGCTGGCAGCTGATGCCTATTCCATGGTTCAGCCGCCAGAAAAGGACTTGGATAAGGAGCCACTGGCACAAGACACCGGAGACACTGATGCAGGCTCAGAGATGGAAGACAGCCCAAGCTCACCAATCGAGTGCATTACTACCTTTGGATATGTTTCAGCGGAGAGCAAGAACCTGGAGGCATTAAGCAGCAGTGCCGAGCAGCCTTCTTCTGACAGCAAATCTAGCATATTTGACTGCATGATTGTGGAAATGTCACCCGCTTCTACAATTACATTGTCCAGCGACGAAGATGAATGCAGCCTAGATGCCGAGCCCATCTCAAATGAAGGCACTGTTGAAACACGAGTCTCAAATGTGGTGACAGCACAGGACTCGACTCCTCCACCTGCGCCGGCCCATTAA